The sequence below is a genomic window from Photobacterium atrarenae.
ACCAGCAGGCCTAAGGTGTTGATGGACTTGCGCATGTCGGTGCTCCCGGTGGCCAGGCAGACATGGCCGGTCGGTGCGGGGATCATGGCAGGTACTTCATGACTTGCGGCAGCAGTGCCATAGCAGAGGCGTCATGGACGGAGATCCGGTAGCCGCCGGGCGTTTCAACCACCAAAGCCATCGGCGATGAGGGCACCGAAACAGGCACAATGACACTGTCGGGTTCGGATGATATTGCCGTGAGCTTTTTCTGCCAGTAATAGAACTGTGATTGGGCAATTTGGTGAAGATCGCACCAGGCGGCAATGGTGAGTTCGCTGTCTTTCTGGTGCTGCAGGCGCTCCTGCCAGAGTTGCATCTTGTCTTCGCGGGTCATGAT
It includes:
- the tnpA gene encoding IS66 family insertion sequence element accessory protein TnpA, whose translation is MTREDKMQLWQERLQHQKDSELTIAAWCDLHQIAQSQFYYWQKKLTAISSEPDSVIVPVSVPSSPMALVVETPGGYRISVHDASAMALLPQVMKYLP